A DNA window from Pseudomonas sp. GD03919 contains the following coding sequences:
- a CDS encoding sulfurtransferase: protein MSLAQLISTQDLQQRLQQEDLLLLDCRFALEDPAYGRRSYLEGHLPGAHFLDLEQDLSAPVIKGVTGRHPLPDPSALVERLRSCGLRQDSQVVLYDDGPGAFAARAWWLLVWLGKRDGLYLLDGGLKAWREAGLELTCAAPDNAPGDFCAEPDNSLVLTAEQLALRLGTADLTLLDARALPRFLGEVEPIDPVAGHIPGAQCAAFTDNLGADGRFLPADELRQRFDGLRGERPLENLVAYCGSGVTACHNLFAMSLAGYPLAPLYAGSWSEWITNPARPVATGQ, encoded by the coding sequence ATGTCATTGGCTCAACTGATCAGCACGCAAGACCTTCAACAGCGCCTGCAACAGGAAGATCTGCTGCTACTGGACTGTCGCTTCGCCCTCGAAGATCCCGCCTACGGGCGGCGCAGTTACCTCGAAGGGCATCTGCCAGGGGCACACTTTCTCGACCTCGAGCAGGATTTGTCCGCGCCAGTGATCAAAGGCGTGACCGGGCGCCATCCACTGCCCGACCCCAGCGCACTGGTCGAACGCCTGCGCAGTTGCGGCTTGCGCCAGGACAGCCAGGTGGTGCTGTACGACGATGGCCCCGGCGCCTTCGCCGCCCGCGCCTGGTGGTTGCTGGTGTGGCTGGGCAAACGTGACGGCCTCTATCTGCTCGACGGCGGCCTGAAAGCCTGGCGCGAAGCCGGCCTGGAATTGACCTGCGCAGCACCGGACAACGCCCCTGGCGACTTCTGCGCCGAACCCGATAACAGCCTCGTACTGACCGCCGAGCAATTGGCCCTGCGCCTGGGCACAGCGGATCTGACCCTGCTGGACGCGCGGGCACTGCCGCGCTTTCTTGGCGAGGTCGAACCGATCGACCCGGTTGCCGGGCATATTCCCGGCGCGCAGTGCGCCGCGTTCACCGACAACCTGGGCGCCGATGGCCGCTTCCTCCCGGCAGATGAACTGCGCCAGCGTTTCGATGGCCTGCGCGGCGAACGCCCGCTGGAAAACCTGGTGGCTTACTGCGGCTCCGGCGTCACGGCTTGCCATAACCTGTTCGCCATGAGTCTCGCCGGCTATCCCCTGGCACCGCTCTATGCCGGCTCCTGGAGCGAATGGATCACCAACCCGGCACGTCCGGTTGCTACCGGCCAATGA
- a CDS encoding OmpP1/FadL family transporter, producing MSKRLLKTGLAVAITATSGHGFASGFALNEQSISGMGTSFAGRSSSADDASTVFGNPAGMARLKRDEVYVGAAAIHARSDIDRVSASSPGGPISGSNDGDMVPTTGVPMGYYVKPLDDKVAFGLGIYVPFGLMTDYERSFQGRYHADKSYVRVITVQPTLSYRFNDQLSVGFGPTFNHIEGELTSSLFTPLGDGKVKVKGDDVAVGFNVGVLYEFTPQTRAGLTYHSRVKYELEGDTRVEASPLAGIAGKYDANLDLTTPESVDMSITHELNDAWTLYAGSTWTRWSRFKEIRVENDSTTLPANLSTIVEEQNWHDTWAHAVGLSYKVSPQWTLRTGIAIDQSPTNNVDRSPRVPSGDRTIFSVGAGWSPTPDMTIDLAYSYLQEESVDVNQQSPTRGDYHARYKNSAHGLGASLSYRF from the coding sequence GTGAGCAAACGCCTTCTCAAGACCGGCCTGGCAGTTGCCATCACCGCCACCTCGGGCCATGGTTTCGCCAGCGGCTTCGCCCTCAACGAACAGAGCATTTCCGGCATGGGTACTTCCTTCGCCGGACGCTCGTCGTCCGCCGACGACGCCAGCACCGTGTTCGGCAACCCGGCCGGCATGGCCCGGCTCAAGCGCGACGAAGTGTATGTCGGCGCCGCCGCGATCCACGCCAGGAGCGACATCGACCGAGTCAGCGCCAGCTCCCCGGGCGGCCCGATCAGCGGCAGCAACGACGGCGACATGGTGCCGACCACCGGCGTGCCCATGGGCTACTACGTCAAACCGCTGGACGACAAGGTCGCCTTCGGTCTCGGCATCTACGTGCCCTTCGGCCTGATGACCGATTACGAACGCAGCTTCCAGGGCCGTTATCACGCCGACAAGAGCTACGTGCGGGTGATCACCGTGCAGCCGACCCTCAGCTATCGCTTCAACGACCAGTTGTCGGTCGGCTTCGGCCCGACCTTCAACCACATCGAAGGGGAACTGACTTCCTCCCTGTTCACGCCGCTCGGCGATGGCAAGGTGAAGGTCAAGGGTGACGACGTGGCCGTCGGCTTCAACGTCGGCGTGCTCTACGAGTTCACCCCGCAGACCCGCGCCGGCCTGACCTACCACTCGCGTGTCAAATACGAGCTGGAAGGCGACACCCGTGTCGAGGCCTCGCCGCTGGCCGGTATCGCCGGCAAGTACGACGCCAACCTGGATCTGACCACGCCCGAGTCGGTGGACATGTCCATCACCCACGAGCTGAACGACGCCTGGACGCTGTACGCCGGCAGCACCTGGACGCGCTGGAGCCGCTTCAAGGAAATCCGCGTGGAGAACGATTCCACAACGCTGCCGGCCAACCTTTCCACCATCGTCGAAGAGCAGAACTGGCACGACACCTGGGCCCATGCGGTCGGTCTGTCGTACAAGGTCAGCCCGCAGTGGACGCTGCGCACCGGTATCGCCATCGACCAATCGCCGACCAACAACGTCGACCGCTCGCCGCGCGTGCCCTCCGGTGACCGCACCATCTTCAGCGTCGGCGCCGGCTGGAGCCCGACGCCAGACATGACCATCGACCTGGCCTACTCCTACCTGCAGGAAGAGTCGGTGGACGTGAATCAGCAGAGCCCGACCCGCGGTGACTACCATGCACGCTACAAGAACAGCGCACACGGCCTCGGTGCCTCACTCAGCTATCGCTTCTGA
- a CDS encoding glutathione peroxidase gives MFLRRLACSLLLSSLALPVLAAECPAMLQGELPKLRAKGENIELCQFSGKPLIVVNTASFCGFTPQFKGLEALYQRYKDQGLEVLGVPSDDFRQESADSTETATVCYVNYGVTFTMTEPQPVSGTDAIPLFKGLAKQSRAPRWNFFKYVVDRQGKVVASFSSLTKPDDPELIAAVEKAIASQP, from the coding sequence ATGTTTCTTCGCCGTCTTGCCTGTTCCCTGTTGCTGTCCAGTCTGGCATTGCCGGTGCTGGCCGCCGAATGTCCGGCCATGCTTCAGGGCGAACTGCCCAAGCTGCGCGCCAAAGGTGAGAACATCGAACTTTGTCAGTTCTCGGGCAAGCCTCTGATCGTGGTCAATACCGCCAGCTTCTGTGGTTTCACCCCGCAGTTCAAAGGGCTCGAAGCGCTTTATCAGCGTTACAAGGATCAGGGGCTGGAAGTGCTGGGCGTGCCGTCCGATGACTTTCGCCAGGAGTCCGCTGACAGCACGGAGACCGCCACCGTGTGTTACGTCAATTACGGCGTAACCTTCACCATGACCGAGCCGCAGCCTGTTTCCGGTACTGATGCCATCCCCTTGTTCAAGGGGCTGGCCAAGCAGAGCAGGGCGCCACGCTGGAATTTCTTCAAGTACGTGGTCGACCGCCAGGGCAAGGTGGTGGCCAGTTTCTCCAGCCTGACCAAGCCGGACGATCCCGAGTTGATCGCCGCTGTTGAAAAGGCCATCGCCTCGCAGCCTTGA
- a CDS encoding MFS transporter, with protein MTTAWRSTTWLLLGASLILALSLGTRHGFGLFLPPMSAEFGWGREVFAFAIALQNLIWGLAQPITGALADRFGARKAIVIGGVLYVLGLLCMGMADSPLSLSLSAGLLIGIGLSGTSFSVILGVVGRAVPVEKRSMAMGIAAAAGSFGQFAMLPGTLGLISWLGWSAALLALGLLVALILPLAAMIREAPQPVSNGPQQTLVEALREAASHSGFWLLALGFFVCGFQVVFVAVHLPAYLVDHHLPALTGTTVLALVGLFNIFGTYIAGWLGGRMAKPRLLSVLYLLRGVVITLFLLAPLTQWSAYLFGIAMGLLWLSTVPLTNGTVATLFGVRNLSMLGGIVFLFHQLGSFLGGWLGGYLYDTTGSYDLVWQIAVGLSLMAAALNWPVREVPVARLQGAPA; from the coding sequence ATGACAACTGCATGGCGTTCCACCACCTGGCTGCTGCTCGGCGCCTCGCTGATCCTGGCGCTGTCGCTGGGTACGCGCCATGGCTTCGGCTTGTTCCTGCCGCCGATGAGTGCCGAGTTCGGCTGGGGGCGTGAGGTGTTCGCCTTCGCCATCGCCCTGCAGAATCTGATCTGGGGCCTGGCGCAGCCGATCACCGGCGCGCTGGCTGACCGCTTCGGTGCACGCAAGGCCATCGTCATCGGTGGTGTGCTCTACGTACTGGGGCTGCTGTGCATGGGCATGGCCGACTCGCCGCTGTCACTGTCGCTGAGCGCCGGCCTGCTGATCGGTATCGGTCTGTCCGGCACCTCGTTCTCGGTGATTCTCGGCGTTGTCGGCCGTGCCGTACCGGTGGAAAAACGCAGCATGGCCATGGGCATTGCGGCGGCGGCGGGCTCTTTCGGTCAGTTCGCCATGCTGCCCGGTACGCTCGGGCTGATCAGTTGGCTGGGGTGGTCGGCTGCGTTGCTCGCGCTGGGGCTGCTGGTGGCGTTGATTCTGCCGCTGGCGGCGATGATCAGGGAGGCGCCGCAACCTGTCAGCAACGGTCCGCAGCAGACGCTGGTCGAAGCGCTGCGCGAGGCCGCCAGCCACTCGGGGTTCTGGCTGCTGGCGCTGGGCTTCTTCGTCTGTGGGTTTCAGGTAGTGTTCGTCGCCGTGCATCTGCCGGCTTATCTGGTCGACCACCATTTGCCCGCATTGACCGGCACCACGGTGCTGGCGCTGGTGGGGCTGTTCAATATCTTCGGCACCTATATTGCCGGCTGGCTCGGTGGGCGCATGGCCAAGCCGCGCTTGCTCAGCGTGCTGTACCTGCTGCGTGGCGTGGTGATCACGCTGTTTCTGCTGGCACCGCTGACGCAGTGGAGCGCCTACCTGTTCGGCATTGCCATGGGCCTGCTGTGGCTGTCGACCGTGCCGCTGACCAACGGCACCGTGGCGACGCTGTTCGGCGTGCGCAATCTGTCGATGCTTGGCGGTATCGTCTTTCTGTTCCACCAGCTCGGCTCCTTCCTTGGCGGCTGGCTGGGGGGCTACCTTTACGACACCACCGGCAGCTATGACCTGGTCTGGCAGATTGCCGTCGGCCTGAGCCTGATGGCCGCTGCGCTGAACTGGCCGGTACGGGAAGTGCCGGTGGCGCGGCTGCAGGGTGCGCCGGCATGA
- a CDS encoding MarR family winged helix-turn-helix transcriptional regulator, whose protein sequence is MLPTSCLCTQLRRASRGVTRRYDDALAAVGLGAAQFSLLRHVQRLTQSSISVLADAMGLDRSTLGRNLRVLEEQGLVQLGEGRDLRAREVRLTEAGLQRIGQALPLWEQVQRELNARLGAERRAELMSLLEELA, encoded by the coding sequence ATGTTGCCGACCTCCTGTCTTTGCACCCAATTACGCCGCGCCAGCCGTGGTGTCACCCGTCGTTACGACGATGCCCTCGCGGCCGTCGGGCTCGGTGCTGCGCAGTTTTCCCTGTTGCGTCATGTGCAGCGGCTCACGCAGTCGAGCATCTCTGTGCTCGCCGACGCCATGGGGCTCGATCGCAGCACGCTGGGGCGCAACCTGCGGGTGCTGGAGGAGCAGGGACTGGTGCAACTGGGTGAAGGGCGCGACTTGCGCGCTCGCGAGGTACGGCTCACGGAAGCCGGCCTGCAACGTATCGGGCAGGCGTTGCCGCTGTGGGAACAGGTGCAGCGTGAACTCAATGCCCGGTTAGGCGCAGAGCGCCGCGCCGAGCTGATGAGCCTGCTCGAAGAACTGGCCTGA
- a CDS encoding adenosylcobinamide-GDP ribazoletransferase: MIALLIALQFLTRLPVSLPGIPTPEQVGRSLLWYPLVGLLLGLLLWGVHLLLGQTSAVLQAAIILALWVGLSGGLHLDGLADTADAWVGGFADRERTLAIMKDPRSGPIAVVVLVLLLLLKFAALFTLLQAGQGIYLLLLPWLGRSLLPLLLATTPYVRVGGLGQALVDHLPRGQLPWVLGVHLLGMLLFGWMGLLALATALLLFIWLRRALLRRLGGTTGDTAGALVELGECAVLLALALSL; the protein is encoded by the coding sequence ATGATTGCGTTGCTGATCGCCTTGCAGTTCCTTACTCGTCTTCCAGTGAGCCTGCCGGGCATACCGACCCCCGAGCAGGTGGGGCGCTCGCTGCTTTGGTACCCGCTGGTGGGGCTGCTGCTCGGCCTGCTGCTGTGGGGCGTTCATCTGCTGTTGGGGCAGACATCGGCGGTGTTGCAGGCGGCGATCATCCTGGCGCTGTGGGTGGGCTTGAGCGGTGGCCTGCATCTGGACGGTCTGGCCGATACGGCCGACGCCTGGGTCGGTGGCTTCGCAGATCGCGAGCGTACCCTGGCGATCATGAAGGACCCGCGCAGTGGCCCTATCGCGGTGGTGGTACTGGTGCTGCTGTTGCTGCTCAAGTTCGCTGCGTTGTTCACGCTGCTACAGGCCGGACAGGGCATCTACCTGCTGCTGCTGCCCTGGCTGGGGCGCAGCCTGTTGCCGCTGTTGCTGGCGACCACGCCTTATGTGCGCGTGGGTGGGCTGGGCCAGGCGCTGGTCGATCATCTGCCGCGCGGGCAATTGCCCTGGGTGCTGGGCGTGCATCTGCTGGGCATGCTGCTGTTCGGCTGGATGGGGCTGCTGGCGTTGGCCACGGCATTGCTGCTGTTCATCTGGCTGCGCCGCGCGTTGCTACGGCGCCTGGGCGGCACCACCGGCGATACGGCCGGCGCGCTGGTCGAGCTGGGTGAGTGCGCCGTGCTGCTGGCGCTGGCCCTGAGTCTCTGA
- the cobC gene encoding alpha-ribazole phosphatase family protein gives MLYLDLLRHGETELGGGLRGSLDDALTEQGWAQLRAAMQDAGPWDRLISSPLQRCARFAEELAAAYSLPLHLEPDVRELHFGDWEGRSAAALMETDAEALGRFWADPYAFTPPNGEPLLHFEARILAALQRLQQRYAGERLLLITHGGVMRLLLARARGLPRQDLLQVNVGYAQRFRLRLDADGQLAELP, from the coding sequence ATGTTGTATCTGGACTTGCTGCGTCACGGTGAAACCGAGCTGGGTGGTGGGCTGCGGGGCAGCCTGGATGATGCGCTGACCGAGCAAGGTTGGGCACAGTTGCGTGCCGCCATGCAGGATGCCGGTCCCTGGGATCGCCTGATTAGCTCGCCGCTGCAGCGTTGCGCTCGGTTTGCCGAGGAGCTGGCTGCCGCCTATTCATTGCCGCTGCACCTTGAGCCCGATGTGCGGGAGTTGCATTTCGGTGACTGGGAAGGGCGCAGCGCTGCCGCGCTGATGGAAACCGACGCCGAGGCGCTGGGCCGCTTCTGGGCCGATCCTTATGCCTTCACGCCGCCCAATGGCGAGCCTCTGCTGCACTTCGAAGCACGCATTCTGGCTGCCCTGCAGCGCTTGCAGCAGCGCTACGCGGGTGAACGCCTGCTGCTGATCACGCATGGCGGTGTGATGCGCCTGCTGCTGGCGCGTGCGCGCGGCCTGCCACGGCAGGATCTGCTGCAGGTCAACGTCGGCTATGCCCAGCGTTTTCGCCTGCGCCTGGATGCCGATGGACAACTGGCGGAGTTGCCATGA
- the cobT gene encoding nicotinate-nucleotide--dimethylbenzimidazole phosphoribosyltransferase codes for MSLQWWQGPCQPLDHVARIKAEARQQQLTKPAGALGRLEALAIHLAALQGRERPTLEHLWIAIFAGDHGVVAEGISAYPQAVTGQMLANFVTGGAAISVLARELDAALEVIDLGTAYPLPPLPGVRHLQVGAGTQNFARDPAMTLAQAMVCLEAGRDSLQRARAVGCDLFVGGEMGIGNTTAAAALACWLLDCPASELAGPGTGLDDAGVAHKARVIDAALSLHRAQIDGPLQALIHLGGFEIAALTGAYLAAAQQGVAVLVDGFICSVAALLAVRLNPACRDWLLFAHHGAEPGHVRVLQTLQAEPLLELGLRLGEGSGAALAVPLLRLACALHGQMATFAEAAVAQESS; via the coding sequence ATGAGTCTGCAGTGGTGGCAGGGGCCGTGCCAGCCGCTCGATCATGTGGCTCGTATCAAGGCCGAAGCGCGTCAGCAGCAACTGACCAAGCCGGCGGGTGCGCTGGGGCGACTGGAAGCGCTGGCCATTCATCTGGCGGCGCTGCAGGGGCGTGAGCGACCGACGCTTGAGCATCTGTGGATCGCCATCTTTGCCGGTGATCATGGCGTGGTGGCCGAGGGTATTTCCGCTTATCCGCAGGCGGTGACCGGGCAGATGCTGGCCAATTTCGTCACTGGCGGTGCGGCCATCAGCGTGCTCGCGCGCGAACTCGATGCGGCGCTGGAGGTGATCGACCTGGGTACGGCCTACCCCTTGCCGCCGCTGCCTGGCGTGCGGCACCTGCAGGTCGGCGCCGGCACGCAGAATTTCGCCCGCGATCCAGCGATGACCCTGGCCCAGGCGATGGTTTGCCTGGAGGCCGGCCGCGACAGCCTCCAGCGCGCCCGTGCCGTTGGTTGTGATCTGTTCGTTGGCGGTGAGATGGGCATTGGCAACACCACGGCAGCGGCGGCGTTGGCCTGCTGGCTGCTGGATTGCCCGGCGAGCGAGCTGGCCGGCCCCGGCACCGGTCTCGATGACGCCGGTGTAGCGCACAAGGCGCGGGTGATCGATGCCGCGTTGAGCCTGCACCGCGCGCAGATCGACGGGCCCTTGCAGGCATTGATCCACCTCGGTGGCTTCGAGATCGCCGCGCTCACCGGCGCCTACCTGGCCGCCGCGCAGCAGGGGGTGGCGGTGTTGGTCGATGGCTTTATCTGCAGCGTTGCCGCCTTGCTCGCGGTGCGCCTCAATCCAGCCTGCCGCGACTGGCTGCTGTTCGCCCATCACGGTGCCGAGCCCGGTCATGTGCGGGTGCTGCAGACGCTGCAGGCCGAACCGTTGCTGGAGCTTGGCTTGCGTTTGGGCGAGGGCAGCGGGGCTGCCTTGGCCGTACCCTTGCTGCGCCTGGCTTGTGCCCTGCACGGGCAGATGGCGACGTTCGCCGAGGCTGCCGTGGCGCAGGAGTCAAGCTGA
- the cobU gene encoding bifunctional adenosylcobinamide kinase/adenosylcobinamide-phosphate guanylyltransferase produces MLELILGGARSGKSRLAERLADESGLDVVYIATSQPLDGEMKSRVAQHRARRPAHWALVEEPLQLARVLGEQAASGRCLLVDCLTLWLTNLLLQDDPARLAAEREALLDCVSKLPGRILLVSNETGLGVVPLGELTRRYVDEAGWLHQALAERSQRVLFTVAGLPMVLKGEAL; encoded by the coding sequence ATGCTTGAACTGATCCTCGGTGGTGCCCGATCCGGCAAGAGCCGTCTGGCGGAGAGGCTGGCCGACGAGTCCGGGCTGGACGTCGTTTACATCGCCACCAGTCAGCCGCTCGATGGCGAGATGAAGTCGCGCGTCGCTCAGCATCGTGCGCGGCGTCCGGCGCACTGGGCATTGGTCGAGGAGCCGCTACAACTGGCCCGCGTGCTGGGCGAACAGGCGGCATCCGGGCGTTGCCTGCTGGTGGATTGCCTGACCCTGTGGCTGACCAATCTGCTGCTGCAGGACGATCCGGCTCGGCTGGCAGCCGAGCGCGAGGCGCTGCTTGACTGCGTGAGCAAACTGCCCGGGCGCATCCTGCTGGTCAGCAATGAAACGGGGCTGGGCGTGGTGCCGCTGGGCGAGCTGACCCGCCGTTATGTCGATGAGGCCGGCTGGCTGCACCAGGCGCTGGCCGAGCGCAGCCAGCGCGTGCTGTTCACCGTCGCCGGGTTGCCCATGGTGCTCAAGGGGGAGGCGTTATGA
- a CDS encoding cobyric acid synthase — translation MATLMVQGTTSDAGKSTLVTALCRWARRQGVSVAPFKPQNMALNSAVTVDGGEIGRAQAVQAQAAGLAPHTDMNPVLLKPNSDMGAQVIIHGRAIGNMQALTYHGYKPVAMAAVLESHARLLKSHQLVLVEGAGSPAEINLRAGDIANMGFAEAVDCPVILIADIDRGGVFAHLVGTLELLSPSEQARVRGFVINRFRGDIALLKPGLDWLQQRTGKPVLGVLPYLMDFHLEAEDAVDTRQQAKDAQALRVVVPVLPRISNHTDFDPLRLHPQVQLTFVGPGQAIPPADLIILPGSKSVRADLARLREQGWDAAIARHLRYGGKVLGICGGLQMLGRQIHDPHGLEGAAGSSEGLGLLDFETLLEPEKQLRNVRGQLCLEQAQVSGYEIHAGVSRGPGLNGAVQLDDGRSDGGLSADGQVLGTYLHGLFEQPSAAAALLRWAGLQAVQTVDYQALRERDIERLADQVELHLDTEKLKALCGLG, via the coding sequence ATGGCCACCCTGATGGTGCAGGGCACCACCTCCGATGCCGGCAAGAGCACCCTGGTCACGGCACTGTGCCGTTGGGCGCGGCGCCAGGGCGTTTCCGTGGCGCCGTTCAAGCCGCAGAACATGGCGCTCAACTCGGCGGTGACCGTCGATGGCGGCGAGATCGGCCGGGCGCAGGCGGTGCAGGCACAGGCGGCCGGGCTGGCGCCGCATACCGACATGAACCCGGTGTTGCTCAAGCCCAACAGCGACATGGGGGCTCAGGTGATCATCCATGGTCGCGCCATCGGCAATATGCAGGCACTGACCTATCACGGTTACAAGCCGGTGGCGATGGCGGCGGTTCTGGAGTCCCACGCTCGTCTGCTCAAGAGCCATCAACTGGTACTGGTCGAAGGCGCCGGCTCGCCGGCCGAGATCAACCTGCGTGCCGGTGACATCGCCAACATGGGCTTTGCCGAGGCAGTCGATTGCCCGGTAATCCTGATCGCCGATATCGACAGGGGCGGTGTATTCGCCCATCTGGTCGGCACCCTGGAACTGCTCAGTCCGAGCGAGCAGGCGCGCGTTCGGGGCTTCGTGATCAATCGCTTTCGTGGCGACATCGCCTTGCTCAAGCCGGGACTGGACTGGCTGCAGCAGCGCACCGGCAAGCCGGTGCTGGGCGTGCTGCCGTACCTGATGGATTTTCATCTGGAAGCCGAAGACGCCGTCGACACCCGGCAGCAGGCCAAGGACGCGCAGGCGCTGCGCGTTGTGGTGCCGGTGCTGCCGCGCATCAGCAACCACACCGATTTCGACCCGTTGCGCCTGCACCCGCAGGTGCAACTGACCTTCGTCGGGCCGGGCCAGGCCATCCCGCCGGCCGACCTGATCATCCTGCCCGGCTCCAAGAGCGTGCGTGCCGACCTCGCGCGACTGCGTGAACAGGGCTGGGATGCCGCCATCGCCCGTCACCTGCGCTACGGCGGCAAGGTCTTGGGCATCTGTGGTGGCTTGCAGATGCTCGGTCGGCAGATTCACGACCCGCACGGCCTGGAAGGCGCTGCCGGCAGCAGCGAGGGTCTCGGCCTGCTGGATTTCGAGACGCTGCTGGAACCGGAGAAACAGCTGCGCAACGTGCGTGGCCAGCTGTGCCTGGAGCAGGCGCAGGTCAGCGGTTACGAGATTCACGCTGGCGTCAGTCGCGGGCCGGGCCTCAATGGCGCCGTGCAGCTTGACGACGGCCGCAGCGACGGCGGCCTGAGTGCCGACGGCCAGGTGCTCGGCACTTATCTGCACGGCCTGTTCGAGCAGCCTTCGGCAGCCGCTGCCCTGCTGCGCTGGGCTGGGCTGCAGGCGGTGCAGACGGTGGATTACCAGGCGCTGCGCGAGCGCGATATCGAGCGTCTGGCCGATCAGGTGGAGTTGCACCTGGATACCGAAAAACTCAAGGCGCTTTGCGGCCTGGGGTAG
- the cobD gene encoding threonine-phosphate decarboxylase CobD: MLEHGGRLRAAAQRYGIPLEDWLDLSTGVAPYGWELPAVPHSAWTRLPETDDGLEQAARDYYGAASLLPVAGSQAAIQALPRLRGHSRVGILAPTYAEHAAAWRREGHCVTKLSEGAVHRALPQLDVLLLVNPNNPTGRLIEPARLLDWRDELAERGGWLVVDEAFIDCTPQHSLAAYSEMPGLIVLRSFGKFFGLAGLRLGFVLAAHALLDELEALLGPWAVSGPARSVALSLLLDREGQRRQRERLLADGERLAALLRDCGMPVTGGSALFQFCCSRRAVPCAELLARRGILVRLFAELDSLRFGLPADEAGWLRLEQGLLECAPILASLEVTS; encoded by the coding sequence GTGCTTGAACATGGAGGTCGTCTGCGCGCGGCGGCGCAGCGCTATGGCATCCCGCTGGAGGATTGGCTGGATCTGTCCACCGGTGTTGCGCCCTATGGTTGGGAGCTGCCTGCTGTACCGCACTCTGCCTGGACACGACTGCCTGAAACGGACGACGGCCTGGAACAGGCGGCGCGTGACTACTACGGCGCTGCCAGCCTGCTGCCGGTCGCCGGTTCGCAAGCAGCGATTCAGGCATTGCCACGCCTGCGTGGACACAGCCGCGTCGGCATTCTCGCGCCCACTTACGCCGAGCACGCCGCAGCCTGGCGTCGCGAGGGGCATTGCGTGACCAAGCTCAGCGAGGGGGCGGTGCATCGTGCGTTGCCGCAGCTGGATGTGCTGCTGCTGGTCAACCCGAACAACCCGACTGGTCGCCTGATCGAGCCGGCGCGCCTGCTCGACTGGCGTGACGAGCTGGCCGAGCGTGGCGGCTGGCTGGTGGTCGACGAAGCCTTTATCGATTGCACGCCGCAGCACAGCCTGGCCGCCTACAGCGAGATGCCAGGGCTCATCGTGTTGCGTTCGTTCGGCAAGTTCTTCGGCCTGGCCGGCCTGCGTCTGGGCTTCGTGCTCGCCGCCCATGCACTGCTGGATGAGCTGGAGGCGCTGCTCGGACCCTGGGCTGTCAGTGGTCCGGCGCGCAGCGTAGCGTTGAGTCTGCTGCTCGATCGTGAAGGGCAACGCCGCCAGCGTGAGCGCCTGCTGGCCGATGGTGAGCGTCTGGCGGCGCTGCTGCGTGATTGCGGTATGCCGGTAACCGGCGGCTCGGCGCTGTTCCAGTTCTGCTGCAGCCGTCGCGCCGTGCCCTGCGCCGAGCTGTTGGCGCGTCGCGGCATTTTGGTGCGGCTGTTCGCCGAGTTGGACAGCCTGCGCTTTGGCCTGCCGGCGGACGAGGCGGGCTGGTTGCGGCTGGAGCAGGGGCTGCTGGAATGCGCGCCCATATTGGCGAGTCTCGAGGTAACGTCCTGA
- the cbiB gene encoding adenosylcobinamide-phosphate synthase CbiB: protein MSLALITCAGVALDALLGEPRRAHPLVAFGRLAGRLEQRFNPAGGGWRSHGVTAWCLAVLPLTLLTWLLVQISGLGWAVEIFALYFALGLRSLYEHAQPVARALRLGDLQLARERVGWMVSRNTAELDATGVARAGTESVLENGSDAVFAALFWFMIAGAPGVVLYRLSNTLDAMWGYRNERFERFGWAAAKIDDGLNYIPARLVALTYALLGHTLLALRCWRRQAPLWDSPNAGPVMASGAGSLGVSLGGVAEYHGERHERPQLGEGPPPRARDIERAMNRVVAGVGWWLLCLIVWEVLGA from the coding sequence ATGAGCCTGGCATTGATCACCTGCGCCGGTGTGGCGCTGGATGCCTTGCTGGGGGAGCCCAGGCGCGCGCATCCGCTGGTGGCCTTCGGCCGCCTGGCGGGGCGCCTGGAGCAGCGTTTCAACCCGGCCGGTGGTGGCTGGCGCAGCCATGGCGTCACCGCCTGGTGCCTGGCGGTGCTGCCGCTGACCCTGCTCACCTGGCTGCTGGTGCAGATCAGCGGGTTGGGCTGGGCGGTGGAGATCTTTGCCTTGTACTTCGCCCTTGGCCTGCGCAGTCTTTACGAACACGCGCAGCCGGTGGCCCGCGCGCTGCGTCTGGGTGATCTGCAACTGGCACGCGAGCGGGTCGGCTGGATGGTCAGCCGCAACACCGCCGAGCTGGATGCCACCGGGGTGGCCCGCGCCGGTACCGAGTCGGTGCTGGAGAACGGCTCCGATGCGGTATTCGCCGCCCTGTTCTGGTTCATGATCGCCGGTGCGCCCGGCGTGGTGCTGTACCGCCTGAGCAATACGCTTGACGCCATGTGGGGCTATCGCAACGAACGCTTCGAGCGCTTTGGCTGGGCGGCGGCGAAGATCGATGATGGGCTCAATTACATCCCGGCGCGTCTGGTGGCGCTGACCTATGCGCTGCTCGGGCATACTCTTCTGGCGCTGCGCTGCTGGCGCCGGCAGGCGCCGTTGTGGGACAGTCCCAATGCTGGCCCGGTGATGGCGTCTGGCGCCGGCAGCCTGGGGGTGAGTCTGGGCGGCGTGGCGGAATATCACGGTGAGCGACATGAGCGCCCGCAACTGGGCGAAGGCCCACCGCCGCGGGCGCGGGATATCGAACGGGCGATGAACAGGGTTGTCGCCGGGGTTGGCTGGTGGCTGTTATGCCTGATCGTCTGGGAGGTGCTGGGTGCTTGA